A single region of the Gracilibacillus caseinilyticus genome encodes:
- a CDS encoding 1,4-dihydroxy-2-naphthoate polyprenyltransferase, producing MGTKSEANHLNEKPGFHIWWRLLRPHTLTASFIPVFVGTMLAVLSGSFHIVTFLTMLLASMLIQAATNMFNEYYDFVRGLDNEKSVGIGGTIVRDGIKPVVVKRLAFTFFGIAILLGVYICIVSSWWIAVIGIICMVTGYLYTGGPLPIAYTPFGELFSGFLMGTVIIGISYYIQTLSISWQVTVISIPIAILIGCIMLANNIRDLDGDKENGRKTLAILVGRNKAIYLLSSLMILSYALTAAFIIAGLLPIYSVISYLSIPKARQAIQIFQANTTNIGMMPAMGATAKTNTFYGALIGLSLLLQILFPIPL from the coding sequence ATGGGAACTAAGTCAGAAGCAAATCATTTAAACGAAAAGCCCGGCTTTCATATATGGTGGAGATTATTGCGGCCGCACACCCTTACTGCTTCATTTATACCAGTTTTTGTTGGTACAATGCTGGCAGTGTTAAGCGGCAGTTTTCACATAGTCACTTTTCTCACAATGCTACTTGCGTCCATGCTGATACAAGCAGCTACTAATATGTTTAATGAATATTATGATTTTGTCAGAGGGCTTGACAATGAAAAGTCCGTTGGTATAGGTGGTACGATTGTAAGAGATGGCATCAAACCAGTTGTAGTAAAACGGCTCGCTTTCACTTTTTTTGGAATAGCCATTTTATTAGGTGTTTATATTTGTATCGTGTCGAGCTGGTGGATTGCTGTTATCGGCATTATTTGCATGGTTACCGGCTATTTATATACCGGAGGTCCTCTGCCGATTGCTTACACACCATTTGGTGAGCTTTTTTCCGGATTTTTGATGGGGACCGTCATCATCGGAATCAGCTATTACATTCAGACGTTAAGCATCTCGTGGCAAGTTACCGTGATTTCGATCCCTATCGCTATCTTGATCGGATGTATTATGCTTGCTAATAACATTCGCGACTTAGATGGTGATAAAGAAAACGGCAGAAAAACGTTAGCCATACTGGTTGGCAGAAATAAAGCCATTTATTTGTTATCTAGCTTGATGATATTAAGTTATGCTTTAACAGCAGCTTTTATAATAGCAGGATTGCTGCCAATTTATAGTGTGATTAGCTATTTAAGTATACCGAAAGCTCGACAAGCCATTCAGATATTCCAAGCCAACACAACAAATATCGGGATGATGCCAGCAATGGGGGCTACAGCGAAGACAAACACGTTTTATGGTGCCTTAATTGGGCTGTCCTTACTTTTACAAATCCTGTTTCCAATACCATTGTAA
- a CDS encoding hotdog fold thioesterase: MSNQTLMQALQMNVKQTSKELAEVDMPITNNVKQPMGFLHGGASVALAETAASIGGMQHIDEKTQAVVGMEINCNHLKSKKDGVLTAIATPIHIGKTSMVWNIEMKDENNQLIAISRCTLAIINRI; this comes from the coding sequence ATGAGCAATCAAACATTAATGCAAGCATTACAAATGAATGTCAAGCAAACATCAAAGGAACTCGCGGAAGTAGACATGCCGATAACGAATAATGTCAAACAGCCAATGGGGTTCCTCCATGGGGGTGCATCAGTGGCGCTTGCCGAAACAGCAGCTAGCATCGGCGGCATGCAGCATATTGACGAAAAGACACAGGCTGTCGTCGGTATGGAAATTAATTGCAACCATCTGAAATCAAAAAAAGACGGGGTATTAACAGCCATTGCAACTCCTATCCATATCGGCAAAACAAGTATGGTATGGAATATTGAAATGAAAGATGAAAATAATCAATTAATCGCCATCTCTCGCTGCACACTCGCAATTATCAACCGTATATAA
- a CDS encoding ECF transporter S component, whose product MKSAQTSNLYRLIVISIMGTISVLLILLNFPLPFPFIPAYLRIDLSDIPALIAGVMFSPLAGVLVVAIKNLLYVIVTAISDPIGAIANFFAGVFYVLPVVYLFKKQQTMKNVLIGLAIGTIIMTIGMSLLNYFAIIPAYSLFMGWEEMSQNVKMSTVLVGILPFNLIKGIIVAVVFALIFVKLQKWIIEKN is encoded by the coding sequence TTGAAATCTGCTCAAACGAGTAATCTCTATCGATTAATCGTTATTTCGATTATGGGAACCATTTCGGTTTTATTAATTTTATTAAATTTTCCTTTACCATTTCCATTTATTCCAGCGTATTTACGTATTGATCTAAGTGATATTCCAGCATTAATAGCTGGAGTTATGTTTTCACCTTTAGCAGGTGTCTTGGTAGTTGCCATCAAAAACCTACTGTATGTAATCGTGACAGCTATTTCTGATCCAATCGGCGCCATCGCCAATTTTTTTGCAGGTGTTTTTTATGTATTGCCTGTTGTTTATTTGTTTAAAAAGCAGCAAACCATGAAAAACGTGCTGATCGGATTAGCGATAGGAACGATTATCATGACAATTGGAATGTCATTACTTAATTATTTTGCAATCATTCCAGCATACAGCCTGTTTATGGGATGGGAAGAGATGTCTCAAAATGTGAAGATGAGTACTGTATTAGTCGGAATACTACCATTTAATTTGATCAAAGGTATTATTGTTGCAGTGGTGTTTGCACTAATTTTTGTAAAACTTCAGAAATGGATAATAGAGAAAAACTAA
- a CDS encoding M20/M25/M40 family metallo-hydrolase, translating into MEKERLAFLQELLHTASPSSLEMEIQKKWMAYVSPFADEIRTDHAGNVIAVKNESADFHLLLAGHCDEIAFVVNRIDEDGFVYVDKMGGINPKSAIGMKVEIIGEEAIVPGVIGVNAQHHGGMKGDFDVEDLFIDCGVASKQETNVQVGDLVVYRRQSEILKDRYISGRGLDNRTGAFIVAEVMRRLKDEQINIGVYGVSTVNEETNMGGAYFAAAGLQPDAALALDVTFATDYPSVDRRKHGDIRLDGGPVLAKGAPINRKLNHLLEKTAKDLDMTVQYELTPRLTGTDADKMRLTGKGVPVSLVSLPLRYMHSPVETASLQDIEEEITLLVELIKNMTGRESLNPLED; encoded by the coding sequence ATGGAAAAAGAAAGATTAGCATTTTTACAGGAATTGTTACACACCGCTTCACCATCGAGTTTGGAAATGGAGATACAGAAAAAATGGATGGCGTATGTATCTCCGTTTGCTGATGAAATTCGCACAGATCACGCCGGGAATGTGATTGCAGTAAAAAATGAATCTGCAGATTTTCATTTATTGCTAGCTGGTCACTGTGATGAAATTGCATTCGTCGTGAACCGAATTGATGAGGATGGTTTTGTTTACGTGGACAAGATGGGCGGGATCAATCCAAAATCTGCGATCGGAATGAAGGTCGAAATCATCGGTGAAGAAGCCATTGTTCCAGGAGTTATTGGTGTTAATGCACAGCATCATGGCGGTATGAAAGGTGATTTTGATGTAGAAGATTTATTTATTGACTGCGGTGTCGCTTCCAAGCAGGAAACAAATGTACAAGTCGGTGATCTAGTCGTCTACCGCAGACAGTCTGAGATATTGAAGGATCGCTATATTTCTGGAAGAGGTCTCGATAATCGTACTGGTGCCTTTATCGTGGCAGAGGTAATGAGAAGGTTAAAGGATGAGCAAATTAATATTGGCGTTTATGGAGTCAGCACAGTAAACGAAGAGACTAATATGGGAGGGGCATACTTTGCGGCAGCAGGTCTCCAACCAGATGCTGCATTGGCATTGGATGTAACCTTCGCTACGGATTATCCATCCGTTGACAGAAGAAAGCATGGCGATATTCGCTTAGATGGTGGACCAGTATTGGCAAAGGGTGCGCCAATTAATCGCAAATTAAATCATCTATTGGAAAAGACAGCAAAAGATCTTGATATGACGGTACAATATGAATTAACACCTCGTCTCACAGGAACGGATGCAGATAAGATGCGTTTAACAGGAAAAGGTGTGCCGGTCAGTCTCGTTTCTCTGCCGTTACGTTACATGCATTCACCAGTCGAAACAGCGAGTCTTCAAGATATCGAAGAGGAAATTACGTTACTCGTGGAATTGATTAAAAATATGACAGGTAGGGAAAGCTTAAACCCACTAGAGGATTAA
- a CDS encoding potassium channel family protein, translating into MIWYKWIKFYFHLPVIVRLLLSVTILMIGFGYLIHIIEPDHFPTTFDGVWWAFVTGSTVGYGDYVPLSYLGKFLGILLILAGGGFVTFYMATLSAGTIKHEKNLTDGKISYKGNHHTIIIGWNERTKQLIQMIRDHKHDSDTILIDHTLDQLSFHKHSIHFIHGLPTSDEILKKANISEAKSVIITADPTLTEQEADRQTILNIIAARGNNPSIHIIAEILTEIQRINALRAGANVLVRSNNFMSSLFYQSLFQEDVQITDIIAKTLEEQQFCSEEIQDTLTDNDFYYCAQHLLKDGKWLIGLIRDKEIILHPSFSLQTKKDDKLIYLIPTDHANKHY; encoded by the coding sequence ATGATTTGGTATAAATGGATAAAATTTTATTTTCACCTTCCTGTCATAGTCCGACTCTTACTTAGTGTCACGATATTAATGATTGGATTTGGCTATCTCATACATATAATAGAGCCCGACCATTTTCCGACGACCTTCGATGGTGTCTGGTGGGCGTTTGTAACTGGATCAACGGTTGGGTATGGTGATTATGTACCATTAAGTTATTTAGGTAAGTTTCTTGGTATACTGTTGATATTAGCTGGCGGTGGCTTCGTAACTTTCTATATGGCTACTTTGTCTGCAGGAACAATTAAACACGAAAAAAATTTGACAGATGGTAAAATTTCTTACAAAGGGAACCATCACACTATTATTATAGGATGGAATGAACGCACCAAGCAATTAATTCAAATGATTCGTGATCATAAGCATGATTCCGATACGATTTTAATTGATCATACCTTGGATCAGCTTTCCTTTCATAAACACAGTATTCATTTTATTCACGGTTTACCAACTTCCGATGAAATATTAAAAAAAGCAAATATTTCAGAAGCTAAATCAGTAATTATCACAGCTGATCCAACATTAACGGAACAAGAAGCAGATCGGCAGACCATTCTTAATATTATCGCAGCCCGTGGGAATAATCCATCGATTCACATCATCGCTGAAATTCTGACAGAAATACAACGAATTAATGCGCTGCGTGCAGGGGCAAACGTGTTGGTCCGTTCCAATAATTTTATGAGTTCATTGTTTTATCAATCATTGTTTCAAGAGGATGTGCAAATCACAGATATAATAGCAAAAACATTGGAAGAGCAACAATTTTGTTCAGAAGAAATACAGGACACATTAACAGATAATGATTTTTATTACTGTGCCCAGCATTTATTGAAGGATGGCAAATGGTTAATCGGCCTAATTCGCGACAAAGAGATCATACTCCACCCTTCCTTTTCCCTGCAAACGAAAAAGGATGACAAGTTGATTTACCTGATTCCCACGGATCATGCCAACAAGCATTATTAG
- a CDS encoding YugN family protein yields the protein MYELDSAIQGKDYYYKQVKPILENEGYTLGGAWEYDHGFFDYKLANDGGYHFLRIPFHSIHGEIDNENAVIRMDKPYILSHRYKDDVDASAKSGVMQASFNQFQTPKEKDAATPSAYIEQGKVMLQNAEVLLAQINNE from the coding sequence ATGTATGAATTAGATTCCGCGATACAGGGTAAGGATTATTATTATAAGCAGGTTAAGCCAATATTAGAAAATGAGGGTTATACGCTAGGTGGAGCTTGGGAGTATGATCATGGCTTTTTTGATTATAAGTTGGCTAATGACGGTGGCTATCACTTTTTACGGATCCCGTTTCATTCAATTCATGGAGAAATTGACAACGAAAATGCTGTAATAAGAATGGACAAACCGTATATATTGTCACACCGATATAAGGACGATGTTGATGCCTCTGCAAAAAGTGGAGTCATGCAAGCTTCATTTAATCAATTTCAAACTCCAAAGGAAAAGGATGCCGCCACCCCGTCTGCTTATATTGAACAAGGCAAAGTAATGTTGCAAAACGCCGAAGTATTACTGGCACAAATTAATAATGAGTAA
- a CDS encoding glucose-6-phosphate isomerase, with protein MTHVRFDYEKALTFFGEHELDYLKEPVQLAHEMVHNKTGAGSDFLGWVNLPTDYDKEEFARIKKAADKIKSDSDVLLVVGIGGSYLGARAAIEMLNHSFYNELAKDQRDTPQVFFVGNSISAPYINDLFDVLKDKDVSVNVISKSGTTTEPAIAFRIFRKFLEEKYGVEEARKRIYATTDKAKGALKTLATEEGYESFVIPDDVGGRYSVLTAVGLLPIAVSGVDIDSMMEGAQKAQQELSEADLAKNPAYQYAAVRNILYNKGNTIEMLINYEPSLQYFSEWWKQLFGESEGKDFKGIYPSSANFSTDLHSLGQYVQEGRRDIFETVLHVEEPKSNITIEKEEQDLDGLNYLAGETLDFVNEKAFQGTLLAHTDGQVPNLLVHLPKLDAYTFGYVVYFFEKACAISGYLLGVNPFDQPGVEAYKKNMFALLGKPGFEEEKAKLEKRL; from the coding sequence ATGACACATGTACGTTTTGATTACGAGAAAGCTTTGACTTTCTTTGGGGAACATGAACTAGATTATTTGAAAGAACCTGTTCAGCTAGCACATGAAATGGTACATAACAAAACAGGAGCGGGTAGTGACTTTTTAGGTTGGGTCAATCTGCCGACTGACTATGATAAGGAAGAGTTTGCACGTATTAAAAAAGCAGCCGACAAAATTAAGTCTGATTCCGATGTGCTGTTAGTTGTAGGTATCGGCGGTTCTTATTTAGGAGCTCGTGCTGCTATCGAAATGTTAAATCATTCCTTTTATAATGAATTAGCAAAAGATCAGCGTGATACGCCACAAGTCTTTTTCGTTGGAAATAGCATTAGTGCACCATACATTAATGACCTGTTTGATGTATTGAAAGATAAAGATGTTTCCGTAAATGTTATTTCCAAGAGTGGAACAACTACAGAGCCAGCGATCGCCTTCCGTATATTCCGCAAGTTTTTAGAAGAAAAATATGGCGTGGAGGAAGCAAGAAAACGTATTTATGCCACTACTGATAAAGCGAAAGGCGCTTTGAAAACTTTAGCAACAGAAGAAGGATATGAGAGCTTTGTCATTCCGGATGATGTAGGTGGACGATATTCCGTTCTAACTGCTGTAGGTTTATTGCCAATCGCCGTAAGTGGTGTTGATATTGATAGTATGATGGAAGGTGCTCAAAAAGCACAACAAGAACTTAGCGAAGCAGACTTAGCGAAGAACCCTGCCTACCAATATGCAGCGGTGCGAAATATCCTTTATAACAAAGGTAATACGATCGAGATGTTAATCAACTATGAGCCTTCCTTGCAGTATTTCTCTGAATGGTGGAAGCAGCTTTTCGGTGAGAGTGAAGGGAAAGACTTCAAAGGAATTTATCCTTCTTCAGCAAACTTTTCTACTGATCTTCATTCATTAGGTCAGTATGTGCAAGAGGGACGTCGTGATATTTTTGAAACAGTACTTCATGTCGAAGAACCAAAATCAAATATTACGATTGAGAAGGAAGAACAAGACCTTGATGGCTTAAACTACCTAGCGGGAGAAACGCTAGACTTTGTTAATGAAAAAGCGTTCCAGGGAACATTATTGGCGCATACGGATGGACAAGTACCAAACTTGTTAGTTCATTTGCCGAAGCTTGATGCTTATACATTTGGTTATGTAGTCTATTTCTTCGAAAAAGCATGTGCGATCAGCGGCTATCTATTAGGTGTAAATCCATTTGATCAGCCAGGAGTGGAAGCATATAAGAAAAATATGTTTGCTCTATTAGGTAAACCAGGATTTGAAGAAGAAAAAGCAAAATTAGAAAAAAGATTATAA
- the yugI gene encoding S1 domain-containing post-transcriptional regulator GSP13 — MSDHFQVGDIVEGVVSGVQPYGAFVSIGENMQGLVHISEVTNGFVKNISDHIKEGDKVKVKIIDVDEQDNKYALSIRALESDQKTERQQSTISDKEGEHGFNTLKDKLKEWIKQSE, encoded by the coding sequence ATGTCAGATCATTTTCAGGTAGGAGATATAGTAGAAGGTGTCGTCAGTGGTGTGCAGCCGTATGGTGCCTTTGTTTCTATTGGTGAGAATATGCAAGGCTTGGTGCATATATCGGAAGTAACCAACGGATTTGTAAAGAATATTTCAGATCATATCAAAGAAGGGGACAAGGTAAAGGTAAAAATTATTGATGTAGATGAACAGGATAATAAATATGCGCTTTCTATACGTGCCCTCGAATCAGATCAGAAAACAGAACGTCAACAAAGTACAATAAGCGATAAAGAGGGGGAACACGGATTTAATACGCTGAAGGACAAGCTGAAAGAATGGATTAAACAGTCAGAATAA
- a CDS encoding alpha/beta fold hydrolase: MNTIPFKGHIISYQFYSNPTKPTIILLHGFLASSYCYRKVIPIIQDNFQLLTIDIPPFGNSEKSKSCLFSYDHMVEAIQFIMADHQIETAAIVGHSMGGQIALRCAHQLNQISELYLLAPCSFMKHSPLFAKIICHNPFSPFIARRLLKQKGVYEMLRHSIYNDYLITDEMLEHYKQPFLNRKMYPCIIKILNDHQGDLSEQELTEIDIPVTIFWGKNDEIIPYQIGYELIKYIPHSTLTTVEHAGHLLPEEIPNMIADSILSSKEFPVQ, encoded by the coding sequence ATGAACACCATTCCATTCAAAGGACACATTATTAGCTATCAATTCTATTCCAACCCCACAAAACCAACGATCATTTTACTTCATGGCTTTTTGGCATCATCCTACTGCTATCGTAAAGTTATTCCTATTATCCAAGATAACTTTCAATTGCTTACGATTGATATTCCCCCCTTTGGTAACAGTGAAAAATCCAAATCATGTTTGTTTTCGTATGATCACATGGTGGAAGCTATTCAATTCATCATGGCAGACCATCAAATCGAAACCGCTGCTATTGTCGGACATTCAATGGGTGGTCAAATCGCATTACGTTGTGCTCATCAGCTTAACCAGATCTCCGAGCTATATTTATTGGCTCCGTGCAGTTTTATGAAGCATTCACCACTATTTGCCAAGATCATATGTCACAATCCATTTTCGCCTTTCATAGCACGACGTTTATTGAAGCAAAAAGGCGTATATGAAATGCTGCGTCATTCTATTTATAACGATTATTTAATTACTGATGAGATGCTAGAGCATTATAAGCAACCATTTTTGAATCGTAAAATGTATCCATGTATTATAAAAATACTCAATGACCACCAAGGAGATTTATCGGAACAAGAACTGACAGAAATCGATATTCCTGTCACCATCTTTTGGGGCAAGAATGATGAAATTATTCCCTATCAGATTGGTTATGAACTGATAAAGTACATACCACATTCCACCTTAACAACGGTTGAGCATGCTGGTCATTTATTACCTGAAGAAATCCCTAATATGATTGCCGACAGTATATTATCAAGTAAGGAATTCCCAGTTCAATAG
- a CDS encoding MalY/PatB family protein produces the protein MTHSFEKQIERRNTRAVKWDLVKSLYGAEDVLPMWVADMDFEVPEEVIKALTARAKHGVFGYTFTDHALASTITEWLNDRHDWQVKKPSILYSPGVITTLYMAIQTFTNKGDKVLIQTPVYPPFYQIVTNHDRELVKNQLVLRHDRYEIDFDDFEAKLQEGVKAFILCNPHNPVGRVWTETELRKIVALCKKYNVMILSDEIHADLVYSNNKHIPIAKLDEEMADKIITCMSPTKTFNLAGLQVSYAIVPNRSKREALEKTFQKQGIHILNTMGITALDAAYQHGREWLEQLLAQLTRNIDYVVEAFAEHPRVDVIRPEGTYLVWLDFRKLQLSQADLKDFLQTHAKVGLNDGASFGEEGTGFMRMNVACPFTLVEEGTNRIIKALG, from the coding sequence ATGACGCATTCTTTTGAGAAACAAATTGAAAGAAGAAATACACGAGCAGTTAAATGGGATTTAGTAAAATCTCTCTATGGCGCAGAAGATGTACTGCCAATGTGGGTAGCTGACATGGATTTTGAAGTACCAGAAGAAGTAATAAAAGCCTTAACTGCAAGAGCAAAACACGGTGTATTTGGTTATACATTTACTGATCATGCATTGGCGAGCACCATCACAGAGTGGTTAAACGACAGACATGATTGGCAAGTAAAAAAGCCATCCATTCTATATAGCCCAGGAGTCATTACAACTCTTTATATGGCGATCCAGACGTTTACTAATAAAGGGGACAAAGTATTAATTCAAACACCTGTTTATCCTCCTTTTTATCAAATTGTGACAAATCATGATCGTGAATTAGTCAAAAATCAGCTGGTATTACGTCACGACCGCTATGAAATAGATTTTGATGATTTCGAAGCAAAGCTGCAAGAAGGTGTGAAGGCATTTATCTTGTGTAATCCGCACAACCCCGTCGGGCGAGTCTGGACAGAAACCGAATTACGCAAAATCGTAGCGCTTTGCAAAAAATATAATGTCATGATTTTATCTGATGAAATCCATGCAGACTTGGTTTACTCAAATAACAAGCACATTCCAATAGCAAAATTAGATGAAGAGATGGCCGACAAGATTATTACCTGCATGTCACCAACAAAAACATTTAACCTTGCTGGCTTACAAGTATCTTATGCTATCGTTCCTAATCGTTCGAAACGAGAAGCATTAGAGAAAACATTCCAAAAGCAAGGGATACATATATTGAATACAATGGGAATTACCGCATTGGATGCTGCATATCAGCATGGCAGAGAGTGGCTCGAACAGCTGCTGGCGCAATTAACTCGAAACATTGACTATGTAGTGGAAGCATTTGCTGAGCATCCAAGGGTTGACGTCATTCGTCCGGAAGGTACCTATTTAGTTTGGCTTGATTTCCGAAAGTTACAACTGTCGCAAGCAGACCTTAAAGACTTTCTCCAAACACATGCCAAAGTTGGTCTTAATGACGGCGCCTCATTTGGTGAAGAAGGTACAGGTTTTATGCGAATGAATGTAGCCTGCCCATTTACTCTTGTTGAAGAAGGAACAAACAGAATAATTAAGGCTTTAGGATAG
- a CDS encoding superoxide dismutase family protein, which yields MYRKLTIILLLSLVMLMSCQGGDNRSPLEVRLFNVDKDAVGTATFKEQADKVSVQIKVEGLEPGFHGVHIHEYAKCEGPDFESAGNHFNPEGQEHGLMHPDGPHLGDMPNLEVSADGTADVEFELQGVTLMDGDKSLLREDGTSIIIHSGQDDGVSQPSGNSGERLVCGVISLEQANDEEKPTDPTQTNKKEEEE from the coding sequence ATGTATAGAAAGCTAACTATTATTTTATTGTTGTCATTAGTGATGCTTATGAGCTGTCAAGGTGGAGATAATCGTTCTCCATTAGAAGTACGGCTTTTTAATGTAGATAAAGATGCAGTTGGAACTGCTACCTTTAAGGAACAGGCGGATAAAGTATCGGTTCAAATAAAGGTGGAAGGTCTGGAACCGGGATTTCATGGTGTCCATATTCATGAATATGCAAAATGTGAGGGGCCGGATTTTGAATCAGCAGGTAATCATTTTAATCCGGAAGGACAGGAACACGGGTTAATGCATCCAGACGGTCCGCATTTAGGTGATATGCCAAATCTCGAAGTGTCTGCAGATGGAACAGCTGATGTAGAGTTCGAATTGCAAGGTGTAACATTGATGGATGGGGATAAATCGTTATTAAGAGAAGATGGAACCTCCATTATTATTCATAGTGGACAGGATGACGGGGTTTCACAGCCTTCAGGTAATTCTGGTGAACGGTTAGTCTGTGGTGTGATTTCATTAGAGCAAGCTAACGATGAAGAAAAACCGACAGATCCAACACAAACAAATAAAAAAGAAGAAGAAGAGTAA
- a CDS encoding phosphocarrier protein HPr codes for MKEQSFTIQSDTGIHARPATLLVNKAGQYESHVELHYNGKTVNLKSIMGVMSLGVPKGAEIRITVDGNDEDQALEGIAETIEEHLGK; via the coding sequence ATGAAAGAGCAATCATTTACTATTCAAAGTGACACAGGTATTCACGCAAGACCAGCAACTTTATTAGTAAACAAAGCTGGGCAATATGAATCACATGTGGAATTACATTATAATGGAAAAACAGTTAACTTAAAATCCATTATGGGGGTTATGTCACTAGGTGTACCTAAAGGCGCTGAAATCCGTATTACTGTCGATGGGAATGACGAAGACCAAGCTTTAGAAGGAATTGCTGAAACAATCGAAGAGCATTTAGGTAAGTAA
- the deoD gene encoding purine-nucleoside phosphorylase codes for MSVHIGANKGDIADTILLPGDPLRAKYIAENFLENVNCYNEVRGMYGYTGTYKGKKISVQGTGMGVPSISIYVNELIQSYDVQNLIRVGTCGAIQKDVKVRDVILASTSSTDSQMNRVVFGGIDYAPTADFELLKNAYDTGVEKGLSLRVGNVFTSDSFYRDNMPEMLELLDTYNVLGIEMETTALYTLAAKYNRHALSVLTVSDHIVTGEETTAEERQTTFNEMIEVALDAAVK; via the coding sequence ATGAGTGTACATATCGGTGCTAACAAAGGAGATATAGCAGATACTATTCTGCTTCCTGGTGATCCGTTACGCGCAAAATATATTGCAGAAAACTTTTTAGAGAACGTTAATTGTTACAATGAAGTAAGAGGAATGTACGGCTATACAGGTACATATAAAGGCAAAAAGATTTCGGTACAAGGTACGGGAATGGGTGTACCATCTATTTCTATTTACGTCAATGAATTAATTCAAAGCTATGATGTACAGAATCTTATTCGAGTTGGTACGTGCGGTGCGATTCAAAAAGATGTAAAAGTTCGTGATGTCATACTTGCCAGTACATCTTCTACTGATTCTCAAATGAACAGAGTAGTATTTGGCGGAATTGACTATGCACCAACTGCCGATTTCGAACTACTTAAAAATGCATATGATACTGGTGTGGAAAAGGGATTGTCATTAAGAGTCGGAAATGTCTTTACAAGTGACAGCTTTTATCGCGACAATATGCCGGAAATGTTAGAATTACTCGACACTTATAATGTATTAGGAATTGAAATGGAAACAACTGCCTTGTACACACTGGCTGCCAAATATAATCGTCACGCTTTATCCGTCCTGACTGTCTCCGATCATATCGTAACCGGTGAAGAGACAACAGCTGAGGAACGTCAAACAACCTTTAACGAAATGATCGAAGTTGCCCTTGATGCTGCTGTGAAATAG
- a CDS encoding divergent PAP2 family protein, translating to MELFDNFPLWVALISITFAQTVKVPLHLIATKEFRPGLAFSTGGMPSSHSAAVTSLATGIGIEHGVSSGIFAVSCVFAIIIMFDATGIRRQAGEQAILLNTLVKDFHRFVSEAKGWAQKGEYEKQKELKELLGHQPIEVFFGGLTGIILAFLLYPLF from the coding sequence TTGGAGCTTTTCGATAACTTTCCACTATGGGTTGCATTAATTTCTATCACATTTGCCCAAACCGTTAAAGTCCCACTTCACCTGATTGCAACGAAGGAATTTAGGCCTGGCCTTGCATTTAGCACTGGAGGAATGCCGAGCAGTCACTCTGCTGCTGTAACCTCACTTGCAACTGGAATCGGCATCGAGCACGGTGTATCCTCGGGTATATTTGCTGTTTCCTGTGTTTTTGCCATTATCATCATGTTTGATGCAACAGGAATTCGGAGACAAGCTGGGGAACAAGCCATTTTATTAAATACCTTAGTTAAAGACTTCCATCGCTTTGTATCTGAAGCAAAAGGATGGGCACAAAAAGGGGAATACGAAAAGCAAAAAGAATTAAAAGAGTTGCTCGGACATCAACCAATAGAAGTGTTCTTTGGTGGATTAACAGGGATCATCTTAGCTTTCTTACTTTATCCGCTTTTCTAA